Below is a window of bacterium DNA.
CCTCCCCCTACCCCCTCCTTATAAAGGAGGGGGAATTCAAAGCAAATCCTCCGCCAACTCCGTGAGACGCAGAATCCTTTCTTCTAGCAAAGTCGCCGCCACGAACTCGGAGCGATACGGCACCAGCGCCTCGTCGCCCTCCTCCCGGGCCACCCGCATCACGTCGTTCTCGCCGACTCGAAGAAAGCCGACCACTTCGCCGACCTTTCGGTCTTCGGCATTGCGGACTTCCAAGCCCTCGAGGTCGCTCAAATAAATCTCGCCCTGGGCCGGCGGCGGCAGGAGATCCCGCGGCAGGCCGAAGACTTGGCCGCGGAGCTCGCGGGCTTGTTCCGGATTCTCATAGCCCTTCAGCTTGAAAAGCCAATAGCGGCCGTGGCGCTTGGCCTGTTCCAAGGCCCGGGCTTCATGGGGCGCGGATTCGAAATAGACCTCGCTCAAGTCGGGGTAAATCTTGGATTCAGGATTGAAGGAAAGAACGCGGACCTGCCCCTGGATGCCCCACTCCTGCAAAATTTTTCCGAGCGGCACGAAGCGCGGGGTTGGCGGTGATTTAGGAGGCAACGCTGGCCGGTGCGGCGACCTGGTTCTTCTTGAGGAGGTGGCCGACGGTTTCGGAGGGCTGGGCGCCCTTGCCGATCCAATGTTGAATGCGGTCGTTCTTGAGGACCACCGCGTTGCTCTTGGCCCGGGGATCGTAAGTGCCGACGACCTCGATGAAGGCGCCATTGCGCGGCGCTTCGGAATCGGCGACGACGATGCGGTAAAAGGGCTTTTTCTTAGTGCCGTGACGGGCCATACGGATGCGAACTGCCATAAAAATCCTCAAGAAACGCGTTTTAGGTGGGCGGGTTTAGCCCGAACCACCGTGGAGATCAAGTCTATAATCAATAATCAATCCCCAGGTACTATACTACCCTCCCCCCTTGCGGGGGAGGGGTGCCCGAAGGGCGGGGAGAGGGGGAGGGGCAAAAGCAGCATTTGCTTCATGCCACGCCCCCTCTCCCGGTTTCGCCTACGGCGAAACCACCCTCCCCCGCAAGGGGGGAGGGCTACATGCCCGGCAATAAACCCCGCAACCCTTTTAGGCCCAACTTCCCGAATTTCTTCATCATCTTCTGCATTTGCTCGAATTCCTTGAGCAGCCGGTTGACTTCCGAAACCTGGGTGCCGGAGCCTTTGGCGATACGTAAGCGCCTGGAACCATTAAGGATTTTAGTCGAATAACGGCGCTCCTGTAGGGTCATCGAGTTGAGGATGGCTTCCTTGCGCTTCAGCTCCCGCTCCATGTCCTTGGGGTCGACCTGGTCGCTGAAGCGGCCCATGCCCGGCAGCATGCCCATGACTTTTTCCAGCGGACCGAGTTTTTTCATCTGGCCGAGCTGCTTGCGGAAGTCCTCGAGGGTGAACTCGGAGCGCATCACCTTCTCGGCCATCTGCTTGGCCTCGACCGCGTCGAAGTCCTTTTGGGCCTTCTCGATCAGGCTCATCAGATCGCCCATGCCCAGGATCCGGGAGGCAACCCGGTCGGGATGAAAGGCTTCGAGGTCCTCGATCTTTTCGCCAATGCCGGCAAAATAAATCGGCACGCCGGTGACGTACTTGACCGAGAGGGCCGCGCCGCCCCGGGCATCGCCGTCCATCTTGGTCAAGACCACGCCGCTGATCTTGAGCAGGTCGTGGAAGCTCTTGGCGACGTTGACCGCTTCCTGACCGACCATCGAGTCGACGACCAGCAAGCTGTGATGGACCTCGACCTTGTCGCGGATCCGCTCCAACTCCTTCATCAGCTCCTTGTCGATCTGCATCCGGCCGGCGGTGTCGAGGATGACGGTGTCGTAGCCTCGCTCCTGCGCGATCTCGATGGCCTTGCGGCAGATCTTCACCGGATCGTCCTTGGGATGAGTGTCGTAGACCGGCACTTCGATTTTGGCGGCCAGGGTCTTGAGCTGGTCGATGGCGGCCGGACGATAGACGTCGGCCGGCACCAGATAGGGGAAGCGCTTTTTTTCCTGCTTGTAGTAGCGAGCGAGCTTGGCGGCGCTGGTTGTCTTGCCGGAGCCTTGGAGGCCGACCATCATGATGACCACCGGCGGCTTGAAATTGAGCGCCGGCTCCTCGGTCTGCCCCATCAGCTCGACCAGCTGGTCGTGGAAGATCTTCACGAACTGGCGGTCCGGCGTGAGGCTTTTATGGACCTCCTCGCCCAGGGCCTTCACCTTGACCTTGTCGCAGAACTCCTTGACGACCTTGAAGTTGACGTCGGCCTCGAGCAGGTTGAGACGGATCTGGCGCAGGGCCTCGTCGATATTGGCCTCGCTGAGCTTGGCCCGGCCCTTGAGCTTGTCGATGACGTCGCCGAATTTTTGGGTGAGCTGTTGAAACATCAAACCACCAAACGGCGCACCAAGCGGCGCACCGAGATCAAGCCGATCACCAAGGCCGCCAGCAGCATTCCGCCGAGATAAACGGCGTCCATCCCCGAAAAGCGCCCGGCGAAGAGATGCCTAGCCACCTGGACTGGATAAGTCAACGGCAGGAAGTAGGCCAAGGTCTTGGCCCATGAGGGCAGGTTGTCGAGCGGGAAGAAGGTCCCCGAGAAGAGGAACATCGGCGAGACGAAGAGCGTGAAATAGTAAGTGAAGTGATCGTAGGAGCGGGCGAATGAGGTCATCAGCATCCCGAGGCTGGCGAAGAGCAGGCCGGTGCACGCCATGACCAAGGGCACCAGAGCCACCCAGACCGAGGGGATGAGCCGGAAGATCGCCAAGACGATGAAGATCACGCTGCTGGTGACCATCGCCTTGGTCGCGGCCCAGAGGATCTCGCCGCCGACCACCTCGTTCATCGAGACCGGCGTGGTGGCGATGCCGTTGAAGGTCTTCTGCACCTCCATCCGGGTATAGGAGCTGAAGGTGGTTTCGAAGCTGGAGCTGTTCATCACCGTGGTGATCAAGATGGCCGGCGCGATGAACTCGACGTAGCTCATCCCTTGAATCTCGGGGACCATCCGGCCCAGGCCATAGCCCATCGCGAAGAGGTAGAGCAAAGGCTCGCCGAAATTGGCCGCCAGCGAGGCCAAGAAATACTTCTGCCAAACCAGGAAATCGCGCCGCCAGACTTTGAAGATGCGGTAGGTGAACATCAATCCCTCAATTCCCTTCCCGCCAGCTTCAAGAAAACGTCTTCCAGCGAAGCCGGCCGGAGATGGAAGTCCAGCTGCTGGATCTCGGGCATCTTCTCGAGCAAGGCGCCGTTCCGTTCGCGGATCAAGACATAGAGCGTGTCCCCGACCAGCTCGGTCTCGCGCTGGGCCCGTCCGTCCTCGGCATCGACCGCCTGCTTGAGCGGCTGGAGAGTGGCATTGGGCGCCCGGATCTCCAAGACTTCCCGGCCGACGTATTTCTCGACCAGCTGGTCGGGCTCGCCCTCGGTGAGGATCCGACCCTGATCCATGATGACCAGGCGGTCGCAGAGCCGGCTGGCCTCTTCCATGTAATGAGTGGTCAAAACCATCGTGACGCCGCTGGCCTTGAGCGCCCGCAACTTGTCCCAGATGAGGTGCCGGGCCTGGGGATCGAGGCCGGTGGTCGGCTCGTCGAGGATCAGGACTTCGGGCCGGTTGATCAGGGCCCGGGCGATCATCAAGCGCCGCTTCATGCCGCCCGAGAGCTTGTCGATCTTCTGGTTGCGCTTTTCCTGGAGGCTGAGAAAAGTCAGCAGCTCCTCGGCCCGGCTCTTGGCCTCGGCGGCCGGGATGTCGAAATAAGACGCGTAAAGGATCAGGTTCTGGAAAACCGTCAGGTCGGGGTCGAGGTTGTCCTCCTGAGCCACCACGCCGAGCTTGGCCTTGATCTTGCGGGCATCCCGCATCACGTCCATGCCCAAGACCTCGAGCCGGCCGGCCGAGACCGGCGAGAAACAGTAGATCATCCGCATCGTCGAGGTCTTGCCGGCGCCGTTGGGCCCGAGGAAGCCGAAGCACTCGCCGCGGGCGATGTCGAAACGGATGCTCTTCACCGCCTCGAAGCCGTCGAAGCTCTTGCGCAGATCGCGGGCCAAAATGACGGGAGCGAGATTGGTCATCGCGGAAATTACTAGGCCGGGAGAGGCTCGGGAGGCAAGCCTTCTCGCCACCATGTCATTCCGAGGAGCGAAGCGACGAGGAATCTCAAACCTCCTTGGTGGGTATGAGATAGGGATAGGCTATCTGTATTGCACCTGGACGTCGAAGGCGAAGTCCATGTGGCGGCGGCGGGCGTCGTCGACGTATTCCCGGGGCTCGACGATCGAGACGTGATAGCTCTCTTCCCTTCCCGAGAGCATCGACATGAAGAGCCGGACGGCGTTGCGCCATTCGAACATGCCGTGAACCAAGTCGCTGAAGGAGAGGCTGAAGGATCGGTTGTTCTTGAGCAATAGCTTGTCCAGGATCATGGACACGTGGCGCGGAGTATCTTGGTCCTGAAGCTGAGCCCGGGCGCCCATGCCGAGAACCATCAATTCCTTGGCCGGCAGCCGGCCTTGCAAGGGCATGAGCAGCGCTTCGCCGTGCTGGCCGTTGAAGCGCTCTCTTAGGATGAGCTCGGAAAGCCGGCCGTTGAGCCGCCAATCGACCATCCCGGCTTGGCCCCGAAGCGGCCGCACGTCCTCATAAGCCAAAACCATCGCCAGATGGTTTTCGACCTCGTCGAGCGGATCGCTGGTGATCTTGAGCTGGATCATGGTCCTTAAGAGGCTTTTAAATCTTTTTTAAGGCTTTCGCAATATGGTCGAGGATGCCGTTCACGAAGGCGCCCGATTCCTCGGTTCCGTACTTTTTGGCGATCTCGATGGCCTCGTTGATCGTGACCGAGGCCGGGATATCCTGACAGTAGAGCAGCTCGAAAACCGCCATCCGCAAAATATTCCGGTCGACCGAGGCCATCCGGCTGACCTTCCAGTGGGTCGAATGCTCCTCGATCAGGCCGTCGATCTCGCGGACATTGCTCGAAACCCCGTCCAGGATTTGGCGGGTGAAGGCCTTGACCTCATCCATCGCGGCCGGGCTGAGCTCGCTGTCCTCGAGGATCAGGCTGTGGGGGTCCTTCCAGAAACGCTCGGTGACTTCCTTGCCCGATTTCTGGGCCAGCTCGGTTTCGTAGAGGAGCTGAAGCGTGACCTCGCGGGCTTTGCGGCGATTACCCACGGCGCACCTTCTTTCCCAGCACCGCCATCTCAACGGCGGTGAGCGCGGCCTCGCGGCCCTTGTTGTGGGCATCGTCGCCGGATCGGGCCTGGGCCTGGGCCTCGTTGTCGGTGGTGAGGACGCCGAAAGCCATCGGCACCCCGGTCTTGAGCATGGCCTGCATCAATCCCTGGGTCACGCCCTCGCAAACGTAATCGAAATGACTGGTGTCGCCTCGAATGACCACGCCCAAGCAAACGACGGCGTCGAATCCTTGGGTCTGAGCCAGTTGCTGGGCCAGCAGCGGCAGCTCAAAGGCGCCGGGCACCCGAAAGATCTCGATCTCGGTCTCGGCCAGGCCCAGCTCCTGGAGGGCCAGCAAGGCGCCTTTGAGCAGGCCGTCGGCCACCTTCGGATTGTAGCGGCTCGCCACCGCTGCGATCCGCAGGCCGCGGGCATTGAGGTCTTTCAAAGATAGCTCGGTCTTTCCCATCTAAAATCTTCTTCACTCCAAATTACCCTCCCCCCTCGCGGGGGAGGGTGGCTCCGGCTTTAGCCGGAGACGGGAGAGGGGGTGCGGCAAAAGCGGCATTGTCTTAGCGCCACCACCCCTCTCCCGCCCCTTCGGGGCGCCCTCTCCCGCAAGGGGAGAGGGCGTCTTCATTATACCTTCTTTAGCAAATGCCCCAGCTTATCTTTTTTCGTCGCCAAATAGTGGAGGTTGGAGCGGTTCGGCGGAATCTCGATCGGAACCCGCTCGACGATGCTCAAGCCGTAGCCTTCGAGGCCGACGATCTTCTTCGGATTGTTGGTCATCAGCCGGATCTTGCGGACGCCGAGGGCGACCAGGATCTGGGCGCCGATGCCGTAGTCCCGCAGGTCGGGCTTGAAGCCGAGCTTCTCGTTGGCCTCGACCGTATCCAAGCCCTCTTCTTGAAGAGTGTAGGCCTTGATCTTGGCCGGCAAGCCGATGCCCCGGCCTTCTTGCCGAATGTAGAGGATCACGCCCTTCCCGGCCTCGCTGACCATCTCCATCGAGCGGTGGAGCTGGGCGCCGCAATCGCAGCGCATCGAGCCGAAGGCGTCGCCGGTCAGACACTCGGAGTGGACCCGGACCAGGACCTCGTCCTCGGGCTGGATCTCGCCTTTGACCAAGGCAACGTGGTGATTTTTGTCGACGTCGTTGTCGAAGACCTTGATGCGGAAGTCGCCGAAGGCGGTGGGCAGCTCGGCCTCGCTGGCCAAGCGGACCAGGCTCTCCTGCTGCAGTCGGTAGCGGACCAGATCGGCGACCGAAACGATGCCGATGCCGTGCTCGGCCGAAAATTTTTCCAGGTCCGGCATCCGGGCCATGGTGCCGTCCTCGTTCATGATCTCGCAGATCACCGCCGCCGACTTCATGCCGGCCATGCGGGCCAAGTCGACCGAGCCCTCGGTTTGGCCGGTCCGGACCAGCACCCCGCCCTTGCGGGCCCGCAGCGGGAAGATATGGCCGGGTCGAGCCAGCTCCTCGGGTTTGCAATCGTCCTTGATCGCCGTCAGGATGGTCACGGCCCGGTCGGCCGCCGAAATTCCGGTGGTGGTGTTGTCTCGGGCGTCGATCGAGACGGTGAAGCCGGTGTTGTAGAGCGAGCTGTTGTCCTGAACCATCATCGGCAGCTGGAGGGCCTGGCACTTGTCCTCGGTGAGCGAGAGGCAGATCAGCCCCCGGGCATGACGGGCCATGAAATTGATGGCCTCGGGCGTGATGGACTCGGCGGCCATGGCCAAGTCACCCTCGTTCTCCCGGTCCTCGTCATCGACCAGGATGACCATCTTGCCGGCCTTGAAATCGTCGAGAGCCGCCTTCACCTTCTCGAAGCTGCGGTGGAACTCCATGATATCCGTCATAAATTCACTTTCGCTTTCTGGCTTGAGCTTTAAACATTTTCTCAAGGTATTTCAAGAGGATATCCGCCTCAAGGTTAAGCAGGGCTCCAACTTCCTTGTCGACCAGGGTGGTTCGCTCCTGAGTGTGGGGGATGATACAAAGCGAGATCCGGCCGGCCCGGGTCCGGTTGACGGTCAAGCTGATCCCATCCACGGTGACCGAACCCTTGTCGACCATATAGACCCGAAGGTGCTTCGGAACCTCGACCTCGAGCAGCCAGTAACCCTCGGGCTTGGCCTTGACGAAGGCCTTTTTGACGAGCTTCCCGACACCGTCCACATGGCCCTGGACGAGATGCCCGCCAAGACGGTCGGAGAGGCGGAGCGGCCTTTCGAGGTTGACGCGGCCCCCGACTTTCAATTCCCCGATATTGGTCAAACTTAAAGTTTCCGGTGAGACATCGGCGCTAAAGGTCTTTCCTTGAATCTTCGTGGCGGTCAGGCAGCAGCCGTTGACCGCGATGGAGTCGCCAACCTTGGTGTCCTTCAGCGAAAAGGGGCTCTCCACTTCCAGCCGGGTATGGCTGGGCTGGGACTCAACTTTTTTGATGCGGCCGACGCCTTCGACGATTCCAGTGAACATGCGAAGGATCGAGGCTAGCCAGGCCCGGACAAGGGGTCAAGGCTACATTTCAAGCCGCCGGCGAACCTTTTTCATGTCGGCTAGGAACTCGCGGTAGGCCTTCCGCCGGGACTCGGAATCGGGCTGGCGGAGCAGCGAGGAAGGGTGGACCGTGACATAGGTCGCCGCGGAGAAGTCGGTCCGAAAGAAACGCCCCCTCTCCCGCTTGATCGTCACCTTGCGGTCGAGGACCGCCTCGGCCGCGGTGACACCCAAGCAAACCAGGATCTCGGGCTGGATCAATTCAAGCTCAGCCTTGAGCCACGGCTTGCAAGCGGCGATTTCCGCGGAGTCGGGCTTTTCATGGATTCGCTTGTCGCCTTGGGGGCGCCATTTAAAGTGCTTCACCACATTGGTGACGTAGATCTCCGAGCGCTCCAGCCCGGCTTCGAGCAGGGCCTTTTCCATGATTCTGCCGGCCGGGCCGACGAAGGGCCGGCCGGCCTTGTCCTCTTGATCGCCCGGCTGCTCGCCGACCAGAAACACCTTCGCGCGAAGCGAACCCTCGCCGAAGACGGTTTGGGTGGCGCGCTTAAAGAGGGGGCAGCCGCGGCATCCCGCGGCTGCCTTTTTTAGGGAGGGGTATTCGTACTTTTCGGGCAGAAAATCTTCGGCCGAGACGCTCAGGGCCTCCCATCGTCGATGAACCGGAGCGGCGGCCTTCATTCCCGACAAGGTAAGGCGGAGAATGCACGGCCGCAATCGGGCGAAGCCTGATTCTGGGATGGGGGAAAACCTAGCGTGAATAAACCAGCAAGACGTCCTCGCCGAGGACCTCGACCCCCGAAAGTTTCAGGGAAGCGGAGGCCAGGGAACGAAGGGCTAAGGCGCCGATCATCGGCTTGGAGTCGGCGCCGAGAAACTTCGGGGCCAGAAAAGTCCATAGTTCCTCGAAGGCCTTCTGGCGGTAAAAGCCGGTCCAGACCCCGGGACCGCCCTCGACCAGCAGGCTGGTCAAACCGCGTTTGCCGAGCTGGTTCAACAAGCGCTTCAGGTCGATTTGCCCGCCGGCCAAAAGCGGCGCCGCCAGGATTTCGGCATTTTTTTTTTCGAGCCGGGCCCGCTTGGCCGCGGAAATTCGGCTCGGCCGGACCACGATCCAACAGGGCCCGCCGGAATCGTCATTCAGCACCCGAGCCTGGGGTGAGATGCGAAAGAGCGGGTCCAGGATGATGCGGACCGGCTGGCGGGCCGCCCCGCCCGATCTTGCGGTCAGCCGCGGGTCGTCGGCCTGGACCGTGCCGATGCCGGCCAGGACGCCGTCGACCTCGCCCCGCAATTGATGGACTCGGGACCGCGAAGCCTCGCCGCTGATCCAACGGGAGCGGCCGTTGGCCAAAGCCACTCGGCCGTCGAGCGAAGCCGCCGCCTTCAAGATGACGTAGGGCCGGCCGGTGACGATCCAGTGATTGAAAAAAGGGTTGAGCTCCTCACATTCCTCGCGGAGCAGACCGAGGTCGACCCGGATCCCCGCCCGCTGCAAGAGGCGTATCCCCTTCCCCGCAACCTTGGGGTTGGGGTCGACGGCGCCGACGACCACTCGGCGGATCCCCGAAGGCACGATGGCGTCGGTGCAGGGCGGCGTGCGCTTGCCCGCATGGCAGCAAGGCTCAAGGGTGACGTAGAGGGTGGCCCCGCGGGGGTCTTTCACCCGGCGCAAGGCCTCGATCTCGGCGTGGGGCAGTCCGGCCCGGCGGTGATGGCCCTTGGCCAAGAGCTTGCCGGCCCGAACCAAGACCGCGCCGACGATGGGATTGGGCGAGGTCCGGCCCCGGGCCTTGAGGGCTTCGGCGACCGCCAAGCTCATCCATTTCGCGTCTTCGGCGGAAAATCGGGATTTCTTCATAACGGCCAATGTCATCCCGAGGGATGACGCTATTATATTTTCTTGATTAGGTCGACGAACTCGCCCACGTCCTTAAAAGAGCGGTAGACGCTGGCGAAACGAATGTAGGCGACCTCGTCGAGCTCCTTCAACGCCTGCATCACCTGCTCACCGACCCGGCTCGAGGGAACCTCGGGCTCGCCGGCCTCGAGCAGCGCGGTCTCGATGTCGCTGGCCGTCTTCTCGATGGTTTCGACCGAGATCGGCCGCTTTTCGCAGGCTTTCTTCAAGCCGGTGATCACCTTGGCCCGATCGTAGGGCTCGCGGCGGCCGTCCTTCTTGACCACCAGCGGCAACATCTCCTCGACCCGCTCGTAGGTGGTGAAGCGCTTGGCGCAAACCTCGCACTCGCGGCGACGCCGAATCATCCCCCCGTCCTTGCTGACTCGGGAATCGATGACCTTGCTTTCAGGATCGCCGCAATAGGGACACTTCATAATCTTGACTCTCCCCCTCCTTTGTAAGGAGGGGGCGGGGGGAGGTAGAACTCCTGCGACTTCTAAGACGCTACCGTTCCACCCCCCCTAACCCTCCCCTTACAAAGGGGAGGGAATTCGTTACCGGTACAAAGGAAACTTCAAGCAAAGCTCTTTGATCTCGCCCTGGATCTTCTTATGCAAAGCCGAGTCCTGCGGCTTCGAAAGGGCCTGGTCGATCCAGCCCGCGATCTGGCGCAGCTCGTTTTCCTTGAAGCCGCGGGTGGTGAGCGCCGGCGTCCCGATCCGGACGCCGCTGGTGATCAGCGGCGACTGGTCGTCGAAAGGCACCGAATTCTTGTTGGTCGTAATGCCGGCCTCTTCCAAGACGTGCTGGGCGTCCTTGCCGGTGATGCCTTTGTTCCGGAGGTCGATGAGGATCAGGTGGTTGTCGGTGCCGCCGGAGATGATCTTGTAGTCCTTGGCCAAGAGGGCCTCGGCCAGGGCCTGGGCGTTTTTGATGATCTGCTGGGCATAGGCTCCGAAAGTCGGCTCCAGCGCCTCTTTGAAAGCCACGGCCTTGGCCGCGATGATGTGCATCAGCGGCCCGCCCTGGATCCCCGGGATCACCATCGAGTCGATCAGCTCGCTCATCTTCTTGACCCGGCCCGACTTGGGAGCGACTTGGCCGAAGGGATTGTCGAAGTCCTTGCCGATCAAAATGAGCCCGCCCCGCGGTCCCCGCAGCGTCTTGTGGGTCGTCGAGGTCACGACGTGGCAATGCGGGATCGGATCGTCGAGCAGCTTCTTGGCGATCAGGCCGGCCGGATGGGCGATGTCGGCGAAGAGGAAAGCGCCGCAGGCGTCGGCGATCTCGCGGAACTTCCTGTAGTCGATGTTCCGTGAATAGGCCGAGGCGCCGACGGTGATCATCTTCGGCTTTTCCTTCTTGGCCAGGTCCATGCACTGGTCGTAATCGATGCGGCCGGTCTTGGGATCGACCCCATAGGCGACGAAATTGTAAAGCTGACCCGAGAAATTGACCGGTGAGCCGTGGGTGAGATGGCCGCCATGAGAAAGGTTCATGCCCATGACCTTGTCGCCGGGCTTGAGGAAGCTGAAATAGACCGCCATGTTGGCCTGGGAGCCGGAATGGGGCTGGACGTTGGCGTATTCGGCGCCGAAGAGCTTCTTGACCCTTTCCAGCGCCAGGTTTTCAGCCCGATCGACGAACTCGCAACCGCCGTAGTAGCGGCGACCGGGATAGCCCTCGGCGTATTTGTTGGTCATGACCGAGCCGGCCGCCTCCAGAACCGCTTTGGAGACGAAGTTCTCGGAGGCGATCATCTCCAGCTTGTATTCCTGCCGGTCGAGCTCGCCTTGGATCGAGTCGAAGATTTGGGGGTCGTATTCCTTGAGGATGGTCACGGGCGGCTCCTGTTGGGGGAAGCGGGCCTAAAGGCCCTTGCTACAGGATCCCGTAGCCAGGGGCTTCAGCCCCGCTTCCGCTATTTAAAATTCTTATTCTCGATTTCGGCGATCTTTTCAAGGCGCCGTTGATGACGGCCGGCCTGGAATTTCGCGTCCAGCCAGGCTTGGACGGCCGCCGCCGCTTTGGCGTCGTCGAGCACCCGACCGCCCAGCGCGATGACGTTGGCGTCGTTGTGCTCCTTGCTCATCTGGGCGGTGAAAGGGTCGGTCACCACCGCCGCCCTTACTCCCTTGTATTTATTGGCGGTAATCGCCATGCCGATGCCGGTGCCGCAGACCAGGATGCCGCCGTCGACCTCGTGCTTGGCCAGGCTCTCGGCGACCTTGGCGGCATAATCGGGGTAATCGACCGAGTCCTCGGAGGCAACGCCCAAGTCGACGTAGGAAATTTTTCGTGAATCGAGAAGCTTGAGGATGGATTGCTTGAGATGGAAGCCCCCATGGTCGGAGGCGATCACGAGTTTCATTTCAGCGCTTATCTCAGCTTTCTTGAGACCGCCGCTTCACGTAGTCGATGACGTCCTTGACCGTGACGATCTTCTCGGCGTCCTCGTCGGGGATCTCCATTTCGAATTCTTCTTCCATCGCCATGACCAGCTCGACGATATCGAGCGAGTCGGCGCCGAGATCGTCGAGCAAAGAGGCGCCGTCGGCGACCTCGTCCTCGTTCAGTCCCAATTGCTCGGCGATGATCTGCTTGATTTTCTTGTCCAGGGACATGGAAACCTCGGGCGCTGGTTTAGATATTTTCTTCGAGCCTCAAGACGTCGACGTTCTTGTAAAAGCCACAATGAATGCAAACTCGGTGCGGAAGGCGAGGCGCTCCGCAGCGCGGGCAACCCGAGGGATTGACCGCCGTCAGTTTGTGAGTGGCGCGGCGCATGTCGCGGCGGGACTTGGACTTTCTTCGTTTAGGTACTGGCATAAAAGCTCGATTTCAAAGGCTTAAGTCATTCGCTTCCTAGTAAAGCGGCCTGCTGAGTACTATGGGCCCTGGGGATTGTCAATTAGCATTATATATGTACATACCGAAAAATTTACTTAAATAAATAAGTCATTTCAAAGGCATCGGACCGTGCAATCTTTTGTATTTTTCCGCTTTTCTTTTCGCCGGGGGCTTCTGTAGAATTTCTGGACAGCGAAGGAGTAAGGAAACACCGCTCGCTCTCTCCTAAGCAGACAATTCATTCATTCTCCAAGTGGTAAGGGCTCGGGCCCTTGTGAGCTGCACGGCTGTTTTGTCCGTTGAAGGGTATTTCCCTAACAACCTCAAAGCAGAAAGGAGAAAGCCATGAAGATTTGTTTCGCGCTAGCGACTTTTTAATCCCCCAAGATTCCCAAAAAATTTGAACCGAAAGGAGGATGCAATGAAAAAATCATTCGCGTTGATGACTTTCTAGGCCCCAAACGAAAACAGGTCTCGCTCGGAAAGGAGGGGAAACCATGAGAAAGTCATTCGCACTGGCAACCTTATAGTCACCTCAATGAAATGAGGGCTCGAATGTCAAAAACCGGAAGAGTCCCGGTCATTTCCCAATCACGGATCTCAATGATTGGGACTCTTCTTTTTCAAAATGGGAGGCCCCATGATCGGAGACCTGTTGAAATCGGAAATCGAGGATAGATTCGAGAAGATCAAAACCAGCAGCCCGCTTTACTTGAACGCGGTGGACGGCACCTTGACCGCCAAGCAAATCCATCAATACTTGGCCAATATTCGCTATTTGGTCAGCCACACGCCGATCCATTTGAAACGGGCCCTGCTCCTCAGCCGGCAACGGGAGCAAGCCGCCTTGGCCGAATTTTTTGCGGCCAAAATCGAGGAGGAGGTCGGTCACGACGCCTGGGCCGAGGACGACATGAAGAATCTTTCGCGGCGAAGCGCCGAAAAAGATCTGCCCGCCGAGCTGGTGGACCCGATGCGGCAATTGGTCGAATACATCGGCCAAGTCATCGAGCGGGACCCCCTCCTCTATCTGGCCTACATCCTATTTTCCGAATATTTCACCGTTATCGCCGGCCCCCAATGGCTGGCCTTGCTCGAAAGAAACTGCGGGATTCCGGCCAGCTCGATGAGCGTGGTCGGCAAGCACAGCGAGCTCGACAAGGAGCACACCCGCGAAGACATCGACGTCATCGATCGGCTCATGAGTCCCGGCGTCAAGCCCGACCAAGCCGTCGAGGTCTTGAACCGGGCCTTCGGATTTTACGAAAGCTTCGCGGCCCGGGTGGGCTCGCTTTCATGAGCTCGCTCGATGAGTTGTCCGACGCCCACCCCTTGCCGGGGGACTGGAAAAAACCGGAGCTCTACGAGGAAGTCGCCGAAACCCCGAGCGCCCGGCTCC
It encodes the following:
- the rpiB gene encoding ribose 5-phosphate isomerase B; protein product: MKLVIASDHGGFHLKQSILKLLDSRKISYVDLGVASEDSVDYPDYAAKVAESLAKHEVDGGILVCGTGIGMAITANKYKGVRAAVVTDPFTAQMSKEHNDANVIALGGRVLDDAKAAAAVQAWLDAKFQAGRHQRRLEKIAEIENKNFK
- the glyA gene encoding serine hydroxymethyltransferase, which gives rise to MTILKEYDPQIFDSIQGELDRQEYKLEMIASENFVSKAVLEAAGSVMTNKYAEGYPGRRYYGGCEFVDRAENLALERVKKLFGAEYANVQPHSGSQANMAVYFSFLKPGDKVMGMNLSHGGHLTHGSPVNFSGQLYNFVAYGVDPKTGRIDYDQCMDLAKKEKPKMITVGASAYSRNIDYRKFREIADACGAFLFADIAHPAGLIAKKLLDDPIPHCHVVTSTTHKTLRGPRGGLILIGKDFDNPFGQVAPKSGRVKKMSELIDSMVIPGIQGGPLMHIIAAKAVAFKEALEPTFGAYAQQIIKNAQALAEALLAKDYKIISGGTDNHLILIDLRNKGITGKDAQHVLEEAGITTNKNSVPFDDQSPLITSGVRIGTPALTTRGFKENELRQIAGWIDQALSKPQDSALHKKIQGEIKELCLKFPLYR
- the acpP gene encoding acyl carrier protein, with the protein product MSLDKKIKQIIAEQLGLNEDEVADGASLLDDLGADSLDIVELVMAMEEEFEMEIPDEDAEKIVTVKDVIDYVKRRSQES
- the rpmF gene encoding 50S ribosomal protein L32, giving the protein MPVPKRRKSKSRRDMRRATHKLTAVNPSGCPRCGAPRLPHRVCIHCGFYKNVDVLRLEENI